In Electrophorus electricus isolate fEleEle1 chromosome 10, fEleEle1.pri, whole genome shotgun sequence, the genomic window AAGTCGAATGCCAGCGAGTCGTAAGAACCAACAGTTCCCTCACATGTTACCAGTTTGGTAGCAATAGTAactttagtgtttattaatcaaattagatgAGTAAACTCTTTCCCATCACCAGCATCACTCCTAATAAGCTCCCCGTTTCACTGTTCACAACAGCTATCTTTCTCTCCTGATCTTCATGTTAGACGGTAGGCATACTTTCATTATGAATTTGCTGATTACTAAGTTTCATTTGTTGGTCTTGTTGATCGATAAGTAGATTGCCCGGTTAGTTACTCCCATAGGTTGCTTATCTCtattcttttctttattagcTTAGTTAGCTACCTGTATCCATcacaaattgtttgttttaaatatatagcatttagctgatacatttatccaaagcaacttataattatgactgagtacaacttgagcattaaaggacttactcaggggcccaacagtggcagcttggcggGGCTCAAACCCataaccttccaattacaagtcaagcaccttgaccactgagctacccctTAGATGGCTTATGTTGTTAGACTAAGATCAAGTGATTCTAGTGAACTAGCCACTCATGGTCATTAATACCTtcttagtcaatgattgttgCACATGTTTATCCTATGTCTGCATATTCAATAAATATACCTTGGTTATTATGTCTGTGAGCCAAGAGTGGTATTATAGTGtttggtagatgagaaataatcacatattGATCAGtaactttcatgagttgagactgaattattagtcattaataaatgaattaaaattaatacattttcactgttaATCAATTAAATTGATCAACTGTAactgacaattcattaaaagtattaaCATTGCTACAAGTGTAATGTCATTGCTACAGATCTGAAATCATTCAGTTCCTTGGAGTGTCTGGTCTTTGGTAGTGGAAATATCAAGATGTCTTTCAAAGCACTGGGATCCTCAGCTGCAGTGAGCCTGCTGATTGCATGGCAGTTTATAGCCTGACATGCTCGTTCTATTCTATacctctttctgttttcttcccATAGCCCTCCTTAATCTCTCTATTTCTTACCTTCAGTTCCTTCTGGATACTCCACATGCTATCCACTTTCCCTTCCCTAAAggtcctcttcttcttcttcttcttcttctccttcttcttcttcttcttcttcttcttcagcagGGCCTTCAGGTCGCCATTGATCCTGTGTTTGTTGTTAGCAAACCAACAGGCAGCCTTATATGGCACTGCATTATccacacagatgtttctgtagtcTGTTATACAGTTTGTCAGAATATCCAATGTCATTAGCATGGAGTTCACAGAGAGTGCCCCAGTTAGTTTTTCTAAAGCAGTCCTTCCGGACATCCATAGCCTCAGCAGACCACTTCCTGTCTAACTCGGTCACTGTGGGTTGCCTCAGTACAATCCCCCAGTGGTGGAAGTGCAGTTGAGCTTTACGCTTCACTGGCACTGGCATATAGCAAGACCAGTGTCCTGTTTTCCATGGTGGGGCAACTGACATACTAGTGGAATGTTGGTAGAATGCAGGAGAGACTGGCATAGGTGGATCCAAACTTGTATTAATTCAGCAAAATAGCTAACCAAAATCAACTTATATGAAATGAGTATAGTAATTTGCCTAAGGTAGTATGATTTAACTTGGTTTTATGAATACATGATACAGTACTTCCAAAAACTGCACTCTTTGATAGCCAAGGGATACTACTTTTATGTGGTAGAGGAATTGTTTAGGCATTATGTGAAATTGCAGAGAAACAGATAACCAAAATCAACCCATATGAAATGAGTATACTAATTCGTAGTATGgttttaatacatatttatgaaAGAATTGTACAGCAGAATCTGCGTGTCAACACAGCTCTTCAAAAAATACGAAAGTATTTTTGTCTTTGCTTAGAGAGCGTTGGTTTGCGGTGAGCAGTATAATACCGTATTATCATGCATACAAACGCGTTCAGGTTTAACGGACTGATGACTTGACCGTGAATCGCTAAATCGCTGAAGGCTTGACCGTGTTTCACGAAGGTCAGCATATGACTAATCCAACCACATATCTTTGTATGAACGATGTTGTAAATTCGGTTCCGGAACAGCATTGAATTATTCTAGATTCAGTCTGACAAAACTAGGAATGCTACGAGCAGCGGAACATATTTGTGTTACTTCAGTTATCACAAATGAGAAAATTGATGCACCTACAACTCTGGCTGCTCAATTTCTGCAGGGGATTAAAGGGCACTGgtattctaaaatattttaccaGCATTTCATGAACTATTTTTTATGTTCACATCTATCGTGAAAAGGCAATTATCCTCGGAATGTATAGATGTATATGTTAATgtcttgttttaataaatgaaagcatTCTGTTTGAAGCATTGGTTGCACAGAATGAAATAGCTCTATCCAATACGTCATGTTTCTTTGAAAACCATATGTAAGCCTACTTTTCTGAACTTTTTACTACCTCTCTTTAACTACAGGAAACTGCAGTTACTATCCATGGGTATATTCATACTGCATTATTTAtacatgctttgtgtgtgtgtatgtgtgtgcgcgcgcttgaATTGTGCTATCGTTGTCACTATTAATTTCTTCAACCAACAACCTATATGGATATGAtccaaaattttaaatgtacattgaTAAATCGTTACCAAATTCTTCTGAAATGATAGTAGGTGCTGTATatcatatattaataaaataaagttctGTTAACCCAGTTTTTGTTGCTCAAACGTGTACTAGAATATAGTTTTCTGTAGCATTTAAGATGATTTTGTACAATACCATGATCATTTTCCCTCATGTAACGCTTGTTATATAGGCTTATTTTAAATCTCTTTATGGCGTGAAGCAAGGAAGCTCAGACTGAGAATTCTAtaaattgtacatatttttcGTTGTTTAATTTATGACAGTAGTTTTAGGGTTCAGTAAAAAACCACTCTATCACCACTgtgaaacaaaccaaaaagtgTTATAatcattctgttttgtttacaacATTACGCTAACCTTTGTATGATCTTATTAGCCCAAAGTTTAAGGTTCACGTGTTAGTCATAGCAGTGCACGTGATTGCCATAGCCTAACTAATGAGATAACGGGTTTATCCATTGGTCCTACTaaataattatgcaaattaaacccatatatatttgCACACATTGGGGGGGCTTTGATTGAATGGGGTTTTTCCCCCCTCCTAAACAGCAAAGAGGGCTTTCTGATCCGATAGACGTGTTTGTTTTTGCGCTGACTTAAATATGAGTGTAATTATTTCTGTTCTTTGTGTGGTGCTAATGGCTACTGTATCATGTTCAGGTAAGCGAATCCCTTTTGGTTCTGTTGGTAACTAATTTGACttcaatgaaaataaatacgCTTGTGTAcctgtatttaaatgaacaaatcagCTTGACCAACTTGCAGCGTGACGCAAGAAATTAACATTCCTATGCAGCGTATAGATTTATACCCTTTAGACACTCGCAAGTGGTAAGTCGTGCAAACAGTGATTCTTAATACTGCACCCCCAAAGTCCTGATTAAGAATTCTAATAAAATCAGAACATGCACCATTGTAACTGAGGTGGACTGTAATCCCACAGCTATAACTAACTGACTGTCTGTTTTAGAACAAACACTTGAGTGCTTTCAGTGTACTCTTGGATTCTGGGATATGTGTTTCACCACCAAAGTAAACTGCAGTGTTGGAGATCAGTGTTTTGTTGGAACTGGCAAGGCAGGTAAGTGCCACTTGATCTCTGACTGTTCTGTGAGCACTGGAACCTGCAGACCTGTATGTCTTGGCTGACTGTGTTGCTCTTCAGCCTCTGTCCTGGATGTAAAGATGCTGGGCTGCCTTCCTGAAGAGGGATGCAACAAGACCATGACCATTGAGTTCCCTGCAAACAAGACTGTCTACACCATGAATATGCAGTGCTGTAATGAGAGTTACTGCAATGGTGGCCCTGCTGTTCTTTTGCCATCATTCACTGTGATTGCTCTAACTGTTGGCCAGACAATAGATGTGTTATGACTTTTAGATGTTCAGGATTCTCTTGCTTGCTCTGAGGTTTTGCTGCTTCACcttttgatgcatttttaaaaaaatttggATTACAGAATGAATAGGACACGTATGTTTTGGGTATCTGTCAACTTGTTTAGAATTACTGAAATTTGATGTAATGgcttgtttaaataaaaatgtgtaattgaGCTCCATTTTGttggtgggattttttttttttttaagcactcATGACTTGCAACGAAAAATTGGTTTGCCAAGACTTTCTGGCTGAAGTATGGGTTTTGCAAAAGCAGTGGTCCTTCACTATGGCTCAGGGACCACTGTAAAATGGACAGTATCCGGAGTCCAGACTCGTGAAAAACTGAGGGCCTGCACTTCAGAGCACTGGAATTCATCTCGGACGCATTGCTTGCTTTGAAGTACTTCAGCAGCACCACCTACTGGACAAACTTGACAAGTCTTTGGCAATCGTTTAAATGGTTTGGTCTACTGCAGCATGTTTGGATGTTTCAAATTGCAACTTGGTAGTCAGTGAGGATTAACTTTTTAGTTTTACAGCTGGGCTGAAACAAGACTTGGGTATGGATTGTGTTGCAAGTACATGCAAACTAAAaattatttacacaaatatCTTCCCCACCCCAGCAGATTGCCTCATTACTGGTGTCTTTTAATGAAAATCACAAATGGATTGGGTGTCTGTTCAGTTGTAGGATATTGAACACCCTGCAATAAATCTATATACAATCTGCAGATTATTGCATGCAGTACTAGAAAAGCTACTCTGACAGTTTTGGGAGTGGCCAGCTATAAATAGGCTCTCTTCTGTGTGGCAGCTGTGGGATGGTGGGCATTTGTCCCATGCCATTTTCTTAAAGTTGAATCATGACAGCAGTAATGTTTGGTCTACAGTCACTAGGAAATGACTTTACAGCAACCTTAAACTCCATACAGTGCATTATGATGGCATACTCACCTATGTTTAATGATTCTTTTTCTTTACAGATCATCTGCTAGTTTATATGGTCCAAATGGCAAAACTTGTGCTTTAACTTAAACTGAAATTTCCTTACACCATGAAAATGCATAAGATTTCAATTTCATAAGATAGGGCAGCTCCAGTTGGGGTATTTGACCTAGATATAGcactcctgtagctcacctggtagagcaggtaaaGAAAAATGCTACCAAGATCATGGGTGTGCTTATCATGGACCGCAAGTGCTGTCATACTAATGTGTCTGGCCTAATTGTGCTGTCATCCTGGATCACAGGTGTTGTCCTTTGTTGCCCAGAGGCCCTGATGCAACTCTAGTAGTTCCACTATAAACtggtatgcatatatatatatatatagatgacATAATGACAACTGTCCTTGATTCTTGACTAAATGGTAAATACTGTCATGTAGATAGCaataaataattgaattttAAATGGTAAAAACAGCTTGCACTGCATTTTCTAATCAAAGAAAATTAAACGTGATTATTTACAAAACTGGTATGTCAAAAAACACTAGGCTCTATACCGTGGTAAATTATGATGTATAAGGCCGCACTCTGATGTCAGATCGGGACACTTGAACAGCTCAGAGGATTTTGGATTAATTCCCAGTGTTTCAAACAATCCTTTTGCGATTGGTTTGTtatttgaaatgaatgaaacacgGTGCTCCAATTAAAATGTGAGCTGTCGGTAGAAGACCCGCCCACAAAAAGAAATTAAGAGGCGGGCTCCTTCGGTTATGGTTTAACTTTGTTTTTGATCTTCCTTGGGATTATTTTACACATCTGGAAACGGTTTGCCATTGATACATCGTGACAGAAGATTACAAGTGTCACCGATAAGCAATTTAATGTTGTAGCTAATTATACAACCCACGGTATTTCCAAGTGTTGAAGTGGCAAAGGCGACCTACTTTGAAAAGATTTCTCGAGGCAGTGACTTCGTGGTCGTTAGATGCTGGCTTTCGCTAGCTATAAGAGGTATGGAAAGCTATCTAGTCAGCTAAAGAGGTGAATACGTAAGTAATGCATAAAGTCAGCGATTACTTTGAGAACTTTAGTTGGTAGTTTAGCTAGAAATTTAGCTAGTAGTAACGTAGCTACTTAGTTAGCTTGTTTGGATAATACTTGTGCGCAATCCATAGGCTGGCTCCTCCTTGGTAGAGCTATCAGCTAACGTCTAACGAGCAAGCTAAATTAGCCAGCTAGGTTAGATAACTTTCCGTTGAACTCTTAATTGAatctttagctagctagttttaGTTAATGTGTTTACTACTACATCTAGCTAGTTATTGTATTATCTCTGCGTAAGTTAGTTGCATTACGATAGCTACCGTGCTAAATTACTTGGATATTGAGCTATCCCCACATTTTTCTGACTTGGCTAGCTAATTATTATATaacgctaacctagctaacgccAGAGTAAGAACTGGTTAGTGAAAACTTCTCAACAAGTCTAGCTAGTATAGCATAACCAATTGTAGCACCCAAGTAGCTAGTTAACCAGAATTGGCTGTCTGTCTAAAGAAGTTTAGACTAGACAGTCAGTTGAGATGAAACAGTTTCAAATGTTGTCAGTATCTTTTGTCTGCGGTTTGAAGTTTtcgagctagctagctggctaacttttATTTAGACTAAATCTTTGATTTGTTTGGATACTGCATGTTCTAGTAGCAaatgctttgcttttttcttcatagatgtgtatttttttccagCTCATTCCCCATGTGATGAGCCCTTGTGTCACTGAGTCACAGACATGGATAGCTTCCGAAACCTCGAAGATGAGACGTTTCCCAGCTTCATCTCCAATGCTTCAATGGGCAATAGTGGCTGTGCCACTCTGGGCAATGTGACGCTCGGGTCCACCCTCGGGGTACCCATGGCTGCTTCTACCGTTGCTAAAATTAGAACTACAGCAGACAACAGGTGGGAGTGCCCCATTTGGAGGTTCCCAGCATTGACACTATCTTTGCATTTACATtctttaatgcttttgtttgtcttttgatATAGTGTGTTAAAAGCATCTTCAAGATGCATTCACTATTGGTCAGAATTCAGTGTCattggaaatgtttttattgcttttaagtCAGGTACTTGGTTTTCTTGGGTTGTTCACATGTCACTTTATTTTAAGCCTGCACACTTATTTAAGCATAATAGATTCATCCCCTTGTCTCAGGTTAACTGATGTCCAAGCATCTTACTTGGAGGATGGCCCACTTTCTTGTATGCATTCTCAAGGCTCAAACTACGAGAAGGAGAAGTTTGTACTCAGCTTCAAAGATGATTTGTAAGTGTCAGTCCTAGATTCAGGAACTGTTTCTCTTTGCCCTATACTAATTGGAGTACCAGTATTTCATGtcactttaaatatttcaaaaatatttcctgATCATTTGTAggcatttatgtttacatacaaGTGCTTATATGCCAGGGAAGATGGAACTGGTTTAATGGACTTCTCCTGAACCTTTATGAAGTGCATTAACCTACAGTGAATTTTTCATTTAGGGATCGTGCAGATGACTTCATCGCTGCTAATCGGTTCTCAGAACTACTGGTGAAAGTTAATTTTGATGATTTGGGATGTGTGTCCAGTTCTAAGGCTTCTGTAACCAAAGTGGGACCACCTTCTGCCCTTGCCCGGCCCTCTGATTACCCCAGTGGTACCAAacctttaaatatttacatattttaggACAAATGTAGAGCCTCagatcatgtttgtgtgtttgcataacTCCTTAACCTGCAACTAATGAATAGCTCTGAAACTTGCATTTGTTACAACAGGGGGGGGGGATTCAGAATTGAGATGAGAAGTTCGATCAGAAAAAGTGTCCCGAAAAAGCAAGGAGCAGATTCACGGTGCTTTAGCACAGCATAAATTCTAACGCAATATAGCCTAGTTGATGGAAACCTcgccccaaccccccccccccttctctcttcctctttcccagTAGGAGAAGGTACTAGCAAGTCCTGTCTAATGTTAAACCATGCTTATGGCACTGCTTATTTTGGCTGTTTTTAAGGGACTTTTGGTACTTTTaaggttttgtttcagtttaatgGATAAATATAAAGTTTGCTGAACACTTGCTAAGGACAAATTCCTCTTGCAGACATTTCAAGTGGCCTGCTCACATTTTCTCAGACTGGGAGTAAAGAAACCTTGGCTGCTCAGGTATGCTTACAAGACATATGCAACCTTTTCTAGGCATCCATTTGTAGCCATAAGTTCTTAACATTTAGTGATTGTTTCAGGGTATATTGGCCCCAGCCCCCATAGAGGAAGAGTCTCCCGGGAGTGAGGCAGTGGACAGTGATGGTGTGAGTGGCAGTGTTGCCAGCTTCTTGGCAAATGAGAAGCTCATGTCACTTGACAGCATGAACAGTGATGTTTCAGgtaaatatgtattatataaCATTGGCAGCAGCTATGATTGCTAACTAATTAGAAGGACCATTTACTGTTTCATATAGTTTGCTATCCAGATATTTTATCTGTGCTAATTCTGTGTCTACTGATCTAAAGTTGTGAGTCAATTGTTAATGATTGTAAATTTCAGATGATGACCTTGACATGGACCGCCTGCATGAAGAAGAGCTGAAACAGTACTTCAACAAGCTGATTCCACCTGCCATGCAGAGAGGCCGGGTTGAGGGACAGGAGATCCCTGCTGCTGTAAGTTACTAGAACCAATACCCAGATAGAATTTAACACACTATGGTGGTTTAAATTTCATAATTTGATTAGTGACTGTTTAAACTAGTTTGTTTCATTAGGGCATAAGAAGTATGCTGCCAAAATGTGTTCCTGTACAAGTAATTTAGCAGCTTTGCGTGGCTATGTAAAATTGTGTATTAATATCAGCACATTAACTCCCATTAGGCTCTACCTGGCAGTCAAGCTAGTTCGTCTCAGACATGTTTTACTGAACCAGATTCATCATCAAAGACCAGATACAACTTCCTTGACAAGTGTGATGAGGTATCAACCTGAACCTGCTCAAGGATTTTAAGAATGGGCATGACCTAAAATGGGGATATCCTTAATTTCAAGAATGGAGTATTACATAATTGCTTCCTTCTTCGATTTCTCTTATAAATATTCCCTAAGCAGGAATGCAAGTTTCATTCATTACTCAGGGTAAGAATGTGTCTGCATGCCAGTAAAGGGAGTACTTCACTTAAGTTGGACATGTATGGCACTTCCAAATGCTTAACTAAGTTATTGTTGCTTTATGCTTCTATTAgacacttctgtttttgttccttttgtctTGGGCTGCATCTTTTTAGGAGGACTTTTGCATGCCTGATGTGCGACTGGCTGCCACTGGTATGGACTCCTGCCCTGCCAGTGATGAGGACACAGATGATGAGCTGGATGCCTCACAGAACCATAGCAGAGCGAGATTCCTATTGCCTAGTACCTCCAGACAACTGGTAAATTGACAACGTAATAATTTCCatagtattatttttattactcgtttataaaataaatataccttTACAAATATCTATTTGAAGTTTTGTGAATTCTTTAGGTTGGCCCTGCCCGCACTGTGTTATTCTTTGCCCAAGTTCCTTTCCTGGAACAAGCTGATGCCCTATTATGAGTTTGGAGGAACATATCTGGATGTGTGCGCTTTgaaaataatatacattttagcCCTATGACAAGGTTGGATTTTCATGGAGAACCACTAAGTGATCTGTGTTGATGCATGTTAAGGTTGGTGAAAGCCATCAGCCTAATTTCAGGCCAGGCCTGGAAGGGGGGAGCTCAGATGATGAGCCTCATCAAAGAGCACAAATTCTGGATTCCAGAACCGGCATCGAGCATCGGCGCTCTGCTGAGGGACAAGTAATCGATTCACCCATCACAGGTGACCAAAATGTAGATAAGGGTGCATGTACAATAGTCAGAACTCTCCTATTCCTGTTGTAGTAGTAATCTTGAATTTGGCTGAATACAAATTTGACATTCCTGCAGTTTTGCCCCAAGTGCTTACTGTCATATTGTCTATGCTCTTAACAACCTGTGAGTCCAGTAAGGATGGCAAAGTAGCCGATTGTCTGTTTAGTATCGGAGGAAGTTTCTAACCTGAtgcatattaaataattttcataGCGAGGCTAACTCGTGGTTGATaactgtatgtgtatttatctttaggagatggtggaggtggtgatggaaGCAGCGGGAGTGAAGAAGACGGAAATGATGGTGGTGTGTCTACAATCCCTCTGCCTACTGGTGTTCAGACCACCTATGATGTGCTCCGGGGACTGGGCATCGTGGGAGGAAGTGGAGCGAGTGAGAATGATCAGCTGCTCTCTCAGCTACCGGGGTTGGGCAGATCTTGCTTGGCAGGACAAAGCAAGGTAATCTTGTCCTGAATCAGAATTCTTGTGCCTGTGTATATGCATAATTCTCAAGGGAGGGCTTGTGGCAAGGGCTTTCTTACggttaaatataaatgttgagAGCAATCCGCTGCCAACAGTAAAGCCATATCAGGAAAAATAGACAGCGAACATCCAGACATGTCCTTTGTTgctctgctgtttttaaattatgcaaaaaTCATTGTTTAACAGTGTGATTACGTTGAGTCTTTTAGACATGGTTATGGGGAATGGCTGGCTTATCCTTTAAGTGAATGCTCACTActtgcacagagacagacatgggTATTGCTAATATGTTTCCATTTAAAGCATAGAACTGTTTTGTATGAAACTGAAAGCTGAACAGCTGGTGGGTGACTAACTTTAGTCCTGTCGGTGTTATCAAGATTGGTGTCCTTCTTTTTAATTAccattttcatttcctttccatcaaatttgaaaaaatgACAAGGTTTAGGATGCTTAATAGATTAACAAAGTACCACTTAAATTAATGTCTGTAATGACCATTTTTGCATAAAAAGTTAATGGGTGAATAAAGTGAAAGGGGGAGAACTAACATTAATATCCAAAAAAGTGGGGTATTGGATATTTGGTTTAACAAGCTCTAGATGAATGCAACCGCAATGCTATTCTCCACTTATCAAGATCTTTGGTCTGTTTTCAGATGGGAGACCGTGTGTGCCCAGTTGGTACTGGGGAACCTGAACCTTCTGTTCAAGGACCTGTCAGCCTTTCCCCAGTTAACTGGAGTATTAATCAGGACCGGCAAGAGGCGTTTGTGAGTTCTAAATAAGATGCTATATTATACCTATTGGATTAAACTGCCATAAAGTAAATTTGATACTTTTAGGATATCTagtgggtttgttttgtttttttatttatttatttttagcatacCCATATCTACTAAGCATTAAAAGATGGTTAGACAAAGTAATTATTAGTTGAATCACTGTAgaatattactgtaaataatgtGCTGAGGAACTGAGCTCTTTTGTTCAGTAAAATATAAGATTCTACCATAAGCATAACTTGGATCATTATAGCATATTACTAAGTTGACAGGTTAGCTTTAGTTTTTA contains:
- the LOC113585621 gene encoding protein Bouncer-like, yielding MSVIISVLCVVLMATVSCSEQTLECFQCTLGFWDMCFTTKVNCSVGDQCFVGTGKAASVLDVKMLGCLPEEGCNKTMTIEFPANKTVYTMNMQCCNESYCNGGPAVLLPSFTVIALTVGQTIDVL